The nucleotide sequence TGCTCCGGATCATTGATGAATCGCGGAAACACCAGTCCACGCCAACCTCGCTGTTCGAAAACACTGGTCAACGCCAGATAGACGCACAGCGTGATCAAGATCGTGATGGCCCACTGGACGCTGCGCTGGAAGTTGTCGTCACGGCTTTCCGAATCGGTTCGCTTTTCAGGACTGTCGCCGGTCGTCGGGCGGATGCGAACGCTGAAATAGATGACGACTGGCACCGCAACAGTGAACAGCCACCGGGCAATCGCCGGAGGATCACCTTTGGTCAAACCATAGACGGCACAGTTGGCCAACGACCAAACGGCAAACAAGACCACGACGACGTCCAGCCGTGACAACGATTCGATACGATCCCCGAATCGCAACACGCGGATCGCCATCAACATGACCAGTCCGGCCAAAAGGATTCGATCCAAACTCAGCTGAACGGGACCATTGATGCTGAAAAAATTGGGTCCAAGAACGGTCCCAATGGCCAGAATGATGGCGGCAAAACGCACCGGTTCGGTACGCGGCGCGACCACTAACAGCCACGGCAAAGACGCGAGAACGAATAGAATGACCAGCCAGCTCATGCCGAAAGCTAGGTCGCACTCTCGCCCCGCGCGACGCAGACCTGGCAATCGAGATCCTGTTGACGGCGCAGGATCGCGGCAATCTTTTCGTTGGCGCGGGTTATGACGATTTCGCCGACTCGGCCCGCTGGTGTGCCGTATCGGCTAGCCGCCCCGCCATTGACTTCTTCAGCTTTCGCCTGGCCCATTGAAGCCACGCCATTGCATCGTCAACGATGCGGGTGTTGGTCGGTCAACGGTGAACACGTTATAGTCCTGTCCACTGTTCACTATTCACCGGCAATTCTTACCGCCTGACGCACTGGGATTGAATCCATGAGCGACTATTTAAAAAACGTCAAAGAGTACGTCGAATCGCCCAATGAAGATGCCGTGGCCGCGTTGGTCAATCATCTCGGCATCGCACTGGACAACCGCGATTCGGCCATCGTCGCAGCGACCGACGATGGCGAACTGGAATCCATCAAGGACGGCTATTGCCGTAAGACGCTTGATCTGGATGAAGCCGAAGCCGACAAGGCGATTCAAGCGGTTTGCGAGCGAATGAAAGGCGATCGAGCCAAATGTCGCGTCACGTTCTATTACCTACTGGCCGAAGAAAGCGGCAAGATGAGCCGATTGGCCGGCTGATCCGAGTCGCCGAAACGACGGATGCCAACGCCGACTGCCTGCGGTTAACCATCCGTCGATAAACGATCCAAGGCGTCGGGCGCTAAGCGGCCGACGTCGTTATGATCGTGGCGGTCATCTGGCTTCAAATACAAATGTTCGCTTTGATCACT is from Crateriforma conspicua and encodes:
- a CDS encoding DUF2853 family protein, which produces MSDYLKNVKEYVESPNEDAVAALVNHLGIALDNRDSAIVAATDDGELESIKDGYCRKTLDLDEAEADKAIQAVCERMKGDRAKCRVTFYYLLAEESGKMSRLAG